The following are from one region of the Rutidosis leptorrhynchoides isolate AG116_Rl617_1_P2 unplaced genomic scaffold, CSIRO_AGI_Rlap_v1 contig147, whole genome shotgun sequence genome:
- the LOC139881366 gene encoding uncharacterized mitochondrial protein AtMg00310-like, which produces MLSRVRKEILLKSVAQALPTYCMNVFLIPVGICDALQKMMNSFWWGMKPYGSPKIHWFYWVRMCGLKNSGGLGFRLLHFFNQAMFAKQGGNIMDNPLSLPA; this is translated from the coding sequence ATGTTGTCGAGGGTTAGGAAAGAAATCTTGCTTAAATCAGTGGCTCAAGCTTTACCAACATATTGCATGAATGTTTTCCTTATACCAGTTGGAATATGTGATGCTTTGCAAAAAATGATGAATTCGTTTTGGTGGGGTATGAAACCATATGGATCTCCAAAAATCCATTGGTTTTATTGGGTTCGAATGTGTGGACTGAAGAATTCAGGTGGACTGGGGTTCCGATTACTTCATTTTTTTAACCAAGCAATGTTTGCTAAGCAAGGAGGGAATATCATGGATAATCCATTATCTCTTCCGGCTTAG
- the LOC139881367 gene encoding uncharacterized protein has product MIGFRTYSSNHIDMSITLDDRTGWQIIGFYGFPKKHRRRESWNLINMLASQVEVFPDHSLINLTAGVSDHNPILLKILQQHSQRIPRRFRFENAWLKEVNCDEVIKQSWLPGGTTPIGDKINNCKVVLGEWSSKLNMQFKEEKTRIYEKLKQAQGRSNMDSIVIEEKIKLNIVSEKEDTYWKQRAKAFWLHFGDLNTKYFHAQASSRKKLNTTPLLQSASGELVSSEDDKARSLDVVSRDVVRSCQQWLRQWRLPKNINATFLVLIGKIDKPVNMKDFRPIALCNVLYKILSKVLANRLKSILPLIVSPSQSAFVPGRKITDNIVIAFELIHSMRRKKRGKYGDVVLKLDISKAYDRVDWRFFEFIMRKMGFHAR; this is encoded by the exons ATGATAGGATTTAGGACATACTCATCAAACCATATTGATATGAGCATTACACTGGATGATAGGACAGGTTGGCAAATTATAGGATTTTATGGGTTTCCAAAAAAACATCGAAGACGAGAATCGTGGAACTTAATAAACATGTTGGCGTCACAAG TTGAGGTTTTTCCTGATCATAGTCTCATAAATCTCACTGCTGGTGTATCTGATCATAATCCAATACTATTGAAGATTCTACAACAACATTCTCAGCGCATCCCTAGGCGATTTCGTTTTGAGAATGCATGGTTAAAGGAAGTGAATTGTGATGAAGTAATCAAGCAAAGTTGGCTACCAGGCGGAACTACGCCGATTGGCGACAAAATAAATAACTGCAAGGTTGTGTTGGGTGAATGGAGTTCGAAGTTAAATATGCAGTTTAAGGAGGAAAAGACGCGAATATATGAGAAATTGAAGCAAGCACAAGGGCGAAGTAACATGGATTCTATTGTTATTGAAGAAAAAATTAAACTGAATATTGTATCGGAGAAGGAAGATACGTACTGGAAGCAGCGAGCGAAGGCATTTTGGCTCCATTTTGGGGACTTGAATACCAAATATTTTCATGCCCAAGCTTCAAGCAGAAAGAAATTGAATACAACCCCTCTTCTTCAATCAGCTAGCGGTGAATTAGTTTCTTCAGAGGATGACAAGGCG AGATCTTTGGATGTTGTCAGTCGAGATGTTGTGCGAAGTTGTCAACAATGGCTACGACAATGGAGATTACCAAAGAATATCAATGCGACATTTCTTGTTCTTATTGGTAAGATCGATAAACCTGTAAATATGAAGGATTTCAGACCCATAGCATTGTGTAATGTGTTGTACAAGATCCTATCAAAAGTTCTTGCGAATAGACTCAAATCTATATTGCCTTTAATTGTTTCACCATCTCAATCAGCGTTTGTTCCGGGAAGGAAAATTACTGATAATATAGTCATTGCTTTTGAATTGATTCATAGTATGAGAAGGAAAAAGAGAGGTAAATATGGCGATGTTGTATTAAAGCTTGATATCAGCAAGGCGTATGATAGAGTGGATTGGAGATTTTTTGAATTCATTATGAGAAAGATGGGATTTCATGCACGGTAG